The genomic DNA TATCGTCCCGTCTCAGGAAATGGAAAACTACACGGGAATCGTCCCCTACGTCTATTGCAAGATCCGGAAGCTGAAGCGGAGGCATGGATTTCAAAGGCTCGGAGACTACCTTGATGAACCACCAACGGGGAGCAGTATGGCAGAAGGCAACAGTTGCGATCGCTGTGAGTACAGGTTCTGGATTTCTGGGGATGCAGGCGATCATTAAGAGGTGAAATGCTCTTCCCTGGACATCGAAGTCGAGATTAATGTCCATGCAGAGGAATTGTGGATTTATGCTATTCTCTTGTGCTTGTTGTAtgttgctttttttttcttttccccaaATGTAGTCcgatcactttttttttattttttttaatttaattttttaggaGTGAGAGGGACCGCATTGCCGGTGGCTGCCAGTTTTTTAGGTAAACGGATGAACTGAAAGAGCTCATCCTTTTGAGAATTACAATTCCTAACATGTGTATATATCATAGCGACCTCTCAGGCCGGAAGAACTCCCAAGTTTTCTGATAAGTAAAGCACTGCGAAGAAGACTCCGGATTTATGAAATAGATCCATGAATTGTCAACATGAAGATATATATCCAATGCCTGAAGAACAAAACTAAATTTAAGCTGTACATTGTAGAATGGAGCTGTTATCCTACAAGAATTCCTCAGCTGAACTCAGATCATCTAGTATTTCCGACTTAACCTCATCAGGAAGCGGGGCAGATGGGCCTGCCTTCGAGTAGAAACTGGCAAGAGATCGTATTGCTCTCTCCAGTATAACGTACGATTCCTGCAGGAGAAGCCACAAAGAATCACAGTAAGAAAAACGATTCAAATAACCCTTATGGGTTTCCATCGTGATAGAAACCTGTCAAAGTGTAATGATTCTACCTCCCGGGCAACAGTCTGTTGTCCCGTCCAGTTACCCAGATAATCCCGAATCGACTCCTTCGCAGCATCTGCAGTCCTTCTAAACTTAACGACGTCCTTGGGATCCTCTTGCAGAGACTCACGCAGATTCTTCACGACTTCTCTTGCCGACTTTAAGTAAGCCTTAGGCAATACTTTGCCTGATTTGGTCTTCTCATTAGGATCAAACAGTGATTTGACGGCTCCAATCACtcctttatcttcttcttcttcctgagTGCTCTTTTCTGCAGCTAAAACCTTCAATGGACTAAAGATGCAACTCAAGGTCGTAAGTGTGAAAATGGAACCACCGCCAAGTACAACATCCCGGCGAGTTGGTGGCGAGTCGTGAGAGTATGACACTATTGGAGACCTACATTGTAGC from Punica granatum isolate Tunisia-2019 chromosome 2, ASM765513v2, whole genome shotgun sequence includes the following:
- the LOC116196503 gene encoding photosystem II D1 precursor processing protein PSB27-H2, chloroplastic, whose product is MNPHWKFEIIVKGTGGKDMAVVLAAAKVVPSPLFGIAGKSSKLEIERKLQCRSPIVSYSHDSPPTRRDVVLGGGSIFTLTTLSCIFSPLKVLAAEKSTQEEEEDKGVIGAVKSLFDPNEKTKSGKVLPKAYLKSAREVVKNLRESLQEDPKDVVKFRRTADAAKESIRDYLGNWTGQQTVAREESYVILERAIRSLASFYSKAGPSAPLPDEVKSEILDDLSSAEEFL